A genomic stretch from Candidatus Neomarinimicrobiota bacterium includes:
- a CDS encoding IS1595 family transposase, whose amino-acid sequence MTMRNKYVRRSHISEKKFRQLVKLFSLDLDA is encoded by the coding sequence ATGACAATGAGAAACAAGTATGTTAGGCGTTCCCATATTTCCGAGAAGAAATTTAGACAATTGGTTAAGCTGTTTTCTTTGGATCTTGACGC
- the nth gene encoding endonuclease III → MPKENKKARKQRAQVVVERLYNSYPDSKCSLNYSSPHELLVATILSAQCTDHRVNQVTPELFRKYKSPNDFAYSDITELAKDIHSCGYHNQKAKSIQGANLKIVEEYNGEIPETMEELVKLPGVGRKTANCVLGVIYKIPSMVIDTHMVRIMNLLGLANTKDAKKIEFELMGLFDQHDWIKLTHMVIDHGRAVCIARRPQCGGCVLNDLCPSSA, encoded by the coding sequence TTGCCTAAGGAAAATAAAAAAGCGCGGAAACAAAGGGCACAGGTAGTTGTCGAACGGCTATATAATTCTTATCCGGATTCCAAGTGCTCGCTCAATTATTCGAGCCCACATGAATTGCTGGTTGCAACTATATTATCCGCTCAGTGTACTGATCATCGCGTAAATCAAGTAACACCAGAATTATTTCGTAAATATAAAAGCCCTAACGATTTTGCCTATTCAGATATCACCGAGCTCGCTAAAGATATTCATTCCTGCGGATACCATAATCAGAAAGCTAAGAGCATTCAAGGGGCGAATCTGAAAATTGTAGAAGAGTACAACGGAGAAATCCCCGAAACGATGGAAGAGTTGGTAAAACTCCCCGGCGTAGGAAGAAAGACTGCAAATTGTGTTCTAGGTGTAATTTATAAGATTCCATCAATGGTCATAGATACGCATATGGTGCGAATTATGAATCTGCTAGGATTGGCCAATACCAAAGATGCCAAAAAGATTGAATTTGAACTGATGGGTTTATTTGATCAGCATGACTGGATAAAACTAACTCACATGGTAATTGATCACGGTCGGGCGGTTTGTATTGCACGAAGGCCACAATGTGGAGGGTGTGTTTTGAATGATCTGTGTCCTTCTTCTGCATAA